From Desulfotignum phosphitoxidans DSM 13687, one genomic window encodes:
- the feoB gene encoding ferrous iron transport protein B: protein MKKELTIALAGNPNCGKTTIFNNLTGARQKVGNWPGVTIEKKEGLLKYRQHTLRVVDLPGTYSLTPFSMEEITTRDFIINEHPDIVINIIDASNLERSLFLALQVMELGRPVLFVLNMADMAEARGMRINEKKLAALLDVPVVFTVGNKNKGMDRLIDAAIEECAAFENGKESRVIRYGNDTESCISQLEGLIHETQAMTKDSLVRWHAIKLLEADAVEKQRILTRFPQQGPHLIEVAEDCRKRIFDLFQDDFEMVITEDRYGVIAGILRETVTNTAKKRIDMSRNIDRVLTDRFLGIPVFIFFIWVMFQSTFTLGAYPMAWIESGVTGLTLWLDHLLPASMFKSMLLDGVVAGIGSVIVFLPNILLLFFFIALFEDTGYMARAAFLMDRVMHTAGLHGKSFIPMLMGFGCNVPAIMAARTLEHQKDRILTILMTPFMSCSARLPVYIVLAGSFFAHRAGTVIFALYAAGIIIAILSGRILRTLFFKGADAPFVMELPPYRMPMLKSLLIHMWDRSKMFLRKMGGVILVGSIIIWALSSFPKNITYSQDYDALQARVQDRFTRQIKQADADQQIILNQTLASELKKIHTKKEQERVSKSYIGQLGHFLEPVFAPIGIGWQAGVAIVTGFVAKEVVVSTMGVLYGVGEAQEGQALTTALKQSGMTALSALSMMVFVLLYVPCFATVVVIYRETSLKWACFNVIYTTLVAWTLSFLVYQTGMMLRG from the coding sequence ATGAAAAAGGAACTGACCATTGCCCTGGCGGGAAACCCCAATTGCGGGAAAACCACCATCTTCAACAATCTGACCGGTGCCAGACAAAAAGTGGGCAACTGGCCGGGTGTCACCATTGAGAAAAAAGAAGGCCTGCTCAAGTACCGGCAGCATACCCTGCGGGTGGTGGATCTGCCCGGGACCTACAGTTTGACCCCGTTTTCCATGGAAGAGATCACCACCCGGGATTTTATCATTAACGAACACCCGGATATTGTGATCAATATCATTGATGCGTCCAACCTGGAACGCAGTCTGTTTCTGGCCCTTCAGGTCATGGAACTGGGACGGCCCGTGCTGTTTGTCCTTAATATGGCTGATATGGCCGAAGCCCGGGGGATGCGGATCAATGAGAAAAAACTGGCCGCTCTGCTGGATGTGCCGGTGGTGTTCACCGTGGGAAATAAAAACAAGGGGATGGACCGTCTCATTGATGCGGCCATTGAAGAATGTGCCGCCTTTGAAAATGGCAAGGAATCGCGCGTGATCCGGTACGGCAATGATACCGAATCCTGTATCAGTCAGCTGGAAGGTCTGATTCATGAGACCCAGGCCATGACAAAGGACTCTCTGGTCCGCTGGCATGCCATCAAGCTGCTGGAAGCTGATGCCGTTGAAAAACAGCGGATTCTGACCCGGTTTCCCCAACAGGGCCCGCACCTGATCGAGGTGGCGGAAGATTGCCGGAAGCGGATTTTTGATCTGTTTCAGGATGATTTTGAAATGGTGATCACGGAAGACCGCTATGGGGTCATTGCCGGCATACTCAGGGAGACGGTCACCAATACCGCTAAAAAAAGAATTGACATGTCCCGGAACATCGACCGGGTGTTGACGGACCGATTTTTAGGGATTCCCGTGTTTATCTTTTTTATCTGGGTCATGTTTCAATCCACGTTTACCTTAGGCGCTTATCCCATGGCATGGATCGAATCCGGGGTCACGGGGTTGACCCTCTGGCTGGACCATCTTTTGCCGGCATCGATGTTTAAATCCATGCTCCTGGACGGTGTGGTGGCCGGTATCGGGTCGGTCATTGTTTTTCTTCCCAATATTCTGCTGCTGTTTTTTTTCATCGCCCTGTTTGAAGATACCGGATATATGGCCCGGGCCGCGTTTCTCATGGACCGGGTCATGCATACGGCCGGACTGCATGGAAAATCGTTTATTCCCATGCTCATGGGGTTCGGCTGCAATGTGCCGGCCATCATGGCGGCAAGGACCCTGGAACACCAGAAAGACCGGATTCTTACCATTCTGATGACCCCTTTCATGTCCTGTTCCGCCCGGCTGCCCGTATATATTGTACTGGCCGGCAGTTTTTTTGCCCATCGGGCAGGGACCGTGATTTTTGCGTTGTACGCAGCCGGAATCATCATTGCCATTTTGTCCGGGCGCATCCTGCGCACCCTGTTTTTCAAGGGTGCGGATGCGCCGTTTGTCATGGAACTGCCCCCTTACCGGATGCCCATGCTCAAAAGTCTGTTGATTCACATGTGGGATCGCAGCAAAATGTTTCTGCGCAAAATGGGCGGGGTGATTCTGGTGGGTTCCATCATTATCTGGGCCTTATCCAGCTTTCCTAAAAACATCACTTATTCACAGGATTATGATGCGCTTCAGGCCCGGGTGCAGGACCGGTTCACCCGGCAGATAAAGCAGGCGGATGCGGATCAGCAAATAATTCTGAATCAAACCCTGGCATCGGAACTTAAAAAAATTCATACAAAAAAAGAACAGGAACGGGTATCCAAATCCTATATCGGCCAATTGGGTCATTTTCTGGAACCGGTGTTTGCGCCCATTGGCATCGGATGGCAGGCCGGTGTCGCGATTGTGACCGGGTTTGTGGCCAAAGAGGTGGTGGTGAGCACCATGGGGGTTCTTTACGGGGTGGGAGAAGCCCAGGAGGGTCAGGCATTGACCACGGCGTTGAAGCAATCAGGCATGACAGCACTATCCGCATTGTCCATGATGGTGTTTGTCCTGTTGTATGTGCCCTGTTTTGCCACGGTGGTTGTAATTTACCGGGAAACCTCTTTAAAATGGGCCTGTTTTAACGTAATTTATACCACCCTGGTTGCATGGACCCTGTCTTTTCTGGTATATCAGACAGGCATGATGTTGCGTGGATGA
- the pilM gene encoding type IV pilus assembly protein PilM — protein MGFNRKDHLVGLDIGSATIKAAEIQISKKGNVLKKFGMIPVAPGAIEDGRIMDMPEVADTIRTLFKSLKIREKNVAISTGGQSVVIKTINTTKVPEKDLQQTIVAEAEQYIPYDIEDVNTDYQIMGESEFSSEQINVMLVAVKKDLVEEYMALTDMAGLNASIIDVDTFALQNIYETLPGLDPEDLTLLLDVGASKTSLNILKNNISMIMQDNGSGTFQIIREIAERFETDFLSAEQILQAPVSKAPDPEIVAAIFQEAADVWCSEISDVVHAFLSNVQEDRITNIVISGGGSYIQPFLERLETQLDARVSIIEPFAGLELDEKKFSAAYISQVGPLAPIALGLALRRVDDK, from the coding sequence ATGGGATTTAACAGAAAAGATCATCTTGTGGGGCTGGATATCGGATCTGCCACCATCAAGGCTGCTGAAATACAGATATCCAAAAAAGGTAATGTCCTGAAAAAATTCGGTATGATACCGGTGGCGCCCGGCGCAATTGAGGACGGCCGGATCATGGATATGCCGGAAGTGGCCGATACCATCCGGACCTTGTTCAAATCCTTGAAGATCCGGGAGAAAAACGTGGCTATTTCCACCGGAGGGCAGTCCGTGGTCATTAAAACCATCAATACAACCAAAGTGCCGGAAAAAGATCTTCAACAGACCATTGTGGCTGAGGCGGAACAGTATATCCCGTATGATATTGAAGATGTGAATACCGATTACCAGATCATGGGAGAAAGTGAATTTTCATCCGAACAGATCAATGTGATGCTGGTGGCGGTGAAAAAAGATCTGGTGGAGGAATACATGGCCTTAACGGACATGGCAGGTCTCAATGCCAGTATCATTGACGTGGATACCTTTGCGTTGCAAAACATTTATGAAACCCTGCCCGGCCTGGATCCGGAAGATCTGACATTGCTGCTGGATGTGGGGGCTTCAAAAACATCTTTGAATATTCTTAAAAACAATATTTCCATGATCATGCAGGATAATGGATCCGGGACCTTTCAGATCATTCGGGAGATTGCCGAACGGTTTGAAACCGATTTTCTGTCCGCAGAACAAATTTTGCAGGCCCCGGTATCAAAAGCCCCGGATCCCGAAATTGTGGCCGCCATTTTCCAGGAAGCGGCAGATGTCTGGTGTTCGGAGATTTCAGATGTGGTTCATGCGTTTTTAAGCAATGTCCAGGAGGACCGGATCACCAACATCGTTATCAGCGGCGGTGGTTCCTACATTCAACCGTTTCTGGAACGTCTGGAAACCCAACTGGATGCCAGGGTGTCTATTATCGAACCGTTTGCCGGGCTGGAACTGGATGAAAAAAAGTTTTCTGCGGCATACATATCCCAGGTGGGGCCTCTGGCACCGATTGCTTTAGGGCTTGCCCTGCGCCGGGTGGATGACAAATGA
- a CDS encoding SH3 domain-containing protein, producing MKKKSCILPWVCAGMIMVMAWICPGPENAAAAERLTVKASIANMRSGPGTGHEVLWQVEKYHPFMVVEKKDTWVKIKDFEGDMAWIHASLLTSVEGVITNRTNCNVRAEPTTDSRVLFTVERGVPFKVIKRQGDWIHIEHADGEKGWIYHTLVW from the coding sequence ATGAAAAAAAAATCATGCATCTTACCATGGGTGTGTGCAGGGATGATCATGGTCATGGCATGGATTTGCCCGGGACCGGAAAATGCGGCCGCTGCCGAACGACTCACGGTTAAAGCCAGCATCGCCAATATGCGTTCCGGCCCGGGGACCGGCCATGAGGTTCTCTGGCAGGTGGAAAAATATCACCCGTTCATGGTGGTGGAAAAGAAAGATACCTGGGTCAAGATCAAGGATTTTGAAGGGGACATGGCCTGGATTCATGCATCGCTTCTGACAAGCGTGGAAGGGGTGATCACCAACAGAACCAACTGCAATGTCCGCGCAGAACCCACGACGGACAGCCGTGTTCTGTTCACGGTGGAAAGAGGGGTGCCGTTCAAAGTGATCAAACGCCAGGGAGACTGGATACATATCGAGCATGCAGATGGTGAAAAAGGATGGATTTACCATACCCTTGTCTGGTAA
- a CDS encoding two-component system sensor histidine kinase NtrB: MKNLFSSPPFLQKERPFVLVKAFTIASLIVMLAATVFIAALNAHWVRNLLLEKSKEYNSLLVENLNHQIFLRFAAPVAFKYGEIKLREPEQSRLLDAVITSTLHSFHVEMVNIYGTDNIIGYSFDKEQVGREDAGGVMYEQAMQKEATSKLIQKGSFLELLFWFPEETKIVTFAPLVQEMQLSRHEEKEVIGVIEIVRDISHDYHQLFKLQGMIVASCAGVMGLLFIVLRFVVKQGETIIEERAEERLRLEEKLRKAAHLSAIGEMTAGVSHEIRNPLGIIKSSAQLMKKKMDKLEVHSTIPDIIIEESQRLNNIITDFLDFARPRQADLRPCDINDIINKNLSFLETQIQDQEIIIHKAFHDHLPGISADPDMLYQAFLNILLNCFQSVGKNGAITIVTDYDARRVFISFADNGPGIDEDTLEKIWTPFFTTKDTGTGLGLGIVKNIIEAHNGTIRISNGKPTGAVVDIALPI; this comes from the coding sequence GTGAAAAATTTGTTTTCATCGCCCCCCTTTCTTCAAAAGGAAAGACCGTTTGTTCTGGTCAAAGCGTTTACCATCGCCAGCCTGATCGTCATGCTGGCGGCAACCGTCTTTATTGCCGCACTCAATGCTCACTGGGTCAGAAACCTGCTTCTGGAAAAAAGCAAAGAGTACAATTCTTTGCTGGTGGAAAATCTGAATCACCAGATTTTTTTGAGGTTTGCCGCACCCGTGGCATTTAAATACGGCGAGATTAAACTCCGGGAACCGGAGCAGAGCCGGCTTCTGGATGCGGTAATCACTTCCACCCTGCACAGTTTCCACGTGGAAATGGTCAATATTTACGGCACCGACAACATCATTGGTTACAGTTTTGACAAAGAACAGGTCGGCAGAGAAGATGCCGGCGGGGTGATGTATGAACAGGCCATGCAGAAAGAAGCCACATCCAAATTGATTCAAAAAGGCAGTTTTCTGGAACTGCTGTTCTGGTTTCCCGAAGAAACCAAAATTGTGACCTTTGCCCCGCTGGTTCAGGAAATGCAGCTTTCCCGACACGAGGAAAAAGAGGTGATCGGCGTCATTGAAATCGTTCGGGATATCTCCCATGACTATCATCAGTTGTTCAAGTTGCAGGGCATGATTGTGGCGTCGTGTGCCGGAGTCATGGGCCTTTTATTCATTGTGTTGCGGTTTGTGGTCAAACAAGGGGAAACAATCATTGAAGAACGGGCTGAAGAAAGGTTGCGGCTGGAAGAAAAACTTCGCAAGGCAGCGCATCTGTCCGCCATCGGAGAAATGACCGCCGGTGTTTCCCATGAAATCAGAAACCCTTTGGGGATTATCAAAAGCTCGGCCCAGCTCATGAAAAAGAAAATGGACAAGCTGGAAGTGCACTCCACGATTCCGGATATCATCATTGAAGAATCCCAGCGTCTCAATAATATTATCACCGATTTTCTGGATTTTGCCAGACCCAGGCAGGCGGATTTGCGCCCCTGTGATATCAATGACATTATAAATAAAAACCTGTCCTTTCTGGAGACTCAGATCCAGGATCAGGAAATCATCATTCACAAGGCATTCCACGACCATCTGCCCGGCATATCCGCTGATCCGGACATGCTGTACCAGGCGTTTTTAAACATTCTGCTCAATTGTTTTCAGTCCGTGGGAAAAAACGGTGCCATCACCATTGTGACCGATTATGATGCCCGGCGTGTATTTATTTCATTTGCAGACAACGGCCCGGGTATCGATGAAGACACGCTTGAAAAAATCTGGACCCCGTTTTTCACCACCAAAGATACAGGCACCGGTCTGGGCCTGGGTATTGTTAAAAATATCATCGAGGCCCACAACGGCACCATCCGCATATCCAACGGCAAACCCACCGGTGCCGTGGTTGACATTGCGCTGCCGATTTAG
- a CDS encoding tetratricopeptide repeat protein, translating into MAAQRVSNERKKELRQLDPLQRNILKALDFASYYKKQLLYIAGAVVVVAIVFAGVLTSFKRSENSASDRVARAMTVYRNLAEDPDAAYQAVKDDFQTVLTDYGNTDAGRMALVRFARICMEAGQYDEAEKWFEKAYDVYGGQAGIGNFLLSSLGHVQLAKNNPDAAVPYFMQIETGESDLLKDEARFILAKIYEARQEDSNSRKMYDLIAREHENSIYADLAQSMTETVTVQ; encoded by the coding sequence ATGGCAGCACAGCGCGTATCCAATGAGCGGAAAAAAGAGTTGAGGCAGCTGGATCCATTGCAGAGAAATATATTGAAAGCACTGGATTTTGCAAGCTACTACAAAAAACAATTGTTGTATATTGCAGGTGCCGTGGTGGTGGTGGCCATTGTTTTTGCCGGGGTTCTCACCAGTTTTAAACGGTCTGAAAACAGTGCTTCCGACCGGGTGGCCAGAGCAATGACCGTGTACAGAAACCTGGCAGAAGATCCCGACGCAGCATATCAGGCGGTCAAGGATGATTTTCAGACCGTGCTTACTGATTACGGCAACACGGATGCCGGCCGGATGGCCCTTGTCCGGTTTGCCCGTATCTGCATGGAAGCCGGACAGTATGATGAAGCTGAAAAATGGTTTGAAAAAGCATATGATGTGTATGGCGGCCAGGCGGGGATAGGTAATTTTCTGCTGTCATCCCTGGGTCATGTTCAGCTGGCGAAAAATAATCCAGATGCGGCGGTACCTTATTTTATGCAGATTGAAACCGGTGAATCAGATCTGCTTAAAGATGAGGCCCGCTTTATACTGGCAAAAATTTATGAAGCCCGCCAGGAGGATTCAAACAGCCGGAAAATGTATGATTTGATTGCCCGGGAACATGAAAATTCCATTTATGCGGATTTGGCCCAAAGCATGACGGAAACAGTTACGGTTCAATAA
- a CDS encoding PilN domain-containing protein, which yields MIRINLLPFRVARKRENIRQQVSIFLLSVILVIVGLTWYTLGIDRRMTQKQSEIQRLDAEISVYKKKADQVKDIKKRFKILEDKLKIIESLQFKRDEQLRLVEDLQSRMIPEKMWLESIHADESAVTLTGIAFDNPTIADFMKQLESSNLFQEIDLKQTVSKRFDGNMNLKAFELKCRKQPLAPDTQNKEGK from the coding sequence ATGATACGCATCAATCTGCTGCCGTTCAGGGTGGCCAGAAAACGGGAAAATATCCGTCAGCAGGTGTCGATATTTCTGTTGTCCGTGATTCTGGTGATCGTGGGTCTGACCTGGTATACCCTGGGGATCGACAGGCGGATGACACAAAAACAAAGTGAAATCCAACGGCTGGATGCTGAAATTTCAGTGTATAAAAAAAAGGCGGACCAGGTCAAAGATATTAAAAAACGGTTCAAAATCCTGGAAGACAAATTAAAAATCATTGAGTCCCTTCAGTTTAAACGCGATGAACAGCTGCGGTTGGTAGAAGATCTCCAGTCGCGCATGATACCGGAAAAAATGTGGCTCGAAAGTATCCATGCGGATGAAAGTGCTGTCACCCTGACAGGTATTGCGTTTGATAATCCCACCATTGCCGATTTTATGAAACAGCTGGAATCTTCGAATCTGTTTCAGGAGATTGATCTGAAACAGACCGTGAGTAAACGATTTGACGGAAATATGAATTTAAAGGCATTTGAATTGAAATGCCGAAAGCAGCCTTTGGCGCCGGATACCCAAAATAAAGAGGGAAAATAA
- a CDS encoding sigma-54-dependent transcriptional regulator, which produces METILIVDDEKHYRLILSEVLEEEGYHSFTAASGMEALDLLKSQIIDVVLTDVKMPGMTGIDLLEKIKEINPELPVIIMTAFGSVEKAVEAMQKGAYTFILKPFENEALIAHIAKSISMYRIVQENALLRDAVQTRYQFDNIIGKSKPMQKLYEIIRKVAPTNATVLIEGESGTGKEMVARSIHYNSLRKDHPMVAVNCAAFAESLLESELFGHEKGAFTGAAALKKGRFELADKGTLFLDEIGELSMPLQVKLLRVLQERTIERVGGTTPIPVDFRLIAATNKTLEDEVANNHFREDLYYRLNVVKAVIPPLRERPEDIPLLMNHFIEKFTRESSTVNRVKGFNKEAARILCDHLWNGNVRELENVIERSVILASKEVITPADLPPRMRETPENTLDLEGIPEGVGLVETLAAVEKRMIIRAMTLSGNVQTKAARILGIGKSGLNQKLKKYNLDKELNIDGN; this is translated from the coding sequence ATGGAAACCATACTGATTGTTGATGATGAAAAACATTATCGTCTCATTTTAAGTGAAGTGCTTGAAGAAGAAGGGTATCATTCTTTCACCGCCGCCAGCGGCATGGAGGCCCTGGATCTTTTGAAATCCCAGATCATTGATGTGGTTTTGACCGATGTCAAAATGCCGGGCATGACCGGTATCGATCTGCTGGAAAAAATCAAGGAGATCAATCCGGAGCTGCCGGTCATCATCATGACCGCTTTCGGCAGCGTTGAAAAGGCCGTGGAAGCCATGCAAAAAGGGGCGTATACATTCATTCTCAAACCGTTTGAAAATGAAGCCCTGATCGCCCACATCGCCAAATCCATTTCCATGTACCGGATTGTCCAGGAAAACGCCCTTCTCAGGGATGCGGTTCAGACCCGGTATCAGTTCGACAATATCATCGGCAAAAGCAAACCCATGCAGAAATTGTACGAAATCATCCGAAAAGTGGCGCCCACCAATGCCACAGTGCTGATTGAAGGGGAAAGCGGCACGGGCAAGGAAATGGTGGCCCGATCCATCCATTACAACAGTCTTCGCAAGGATCACCCCATGGTGGCGGTCAACTGTGCCGCCTTTGCGGAATCTTTACTGGAAAGCGAGCTGTTCGGTCATGAAAAAGGGGCGTTCACCGGCGCTGCAGCATTGAAAAAAGGGCGGTTTGAGCTCGCGGACAAAGGCACTTTGTTTCTGGATGAAATCGGGGAACTGTCCATGCCCCTTCAGGTGAAACTGCTGCGGGTCCTCCAGGAAAGAACCATTGAACGGGTCGGGGGAACCACCCCGATTCCAGTGGATTTCCGGCTCATTGCCGCCACCAATAAAACCCTTGAAGATGAGGTGGCCAACAATCATTTCAGGGAAGATCTGTATTATCGATTGAATGTGGTCAAAGCGGTCATCCCCCCTTTGCGCGAACGCCCGGAGGACATCCCGCTGCTCATGAACCATTTTATTGAAAAATTCACCCGGGAATCCAGCACCGTCAACCGGGTGAAAGGCTTCAACAAAGAGGCGGCCCGGATTCTGTGCGATCATTTATGGAACGGCAATGTCAGGGAACTTGAAAATGTGATTGAACGATCCGTGATCCTGGCATCCAAAGAAGTGATCACTCCGGCAGATCTGCCGCCCCGGATGCGTGAAACACCGGAGAATACCCTGGATCTGGAGGGTATCCCCGAAGGCGTGGGCCTTGTGGAAACCCTTGCCGCTGTTGAAAAACGCATGATTATACGGGCCATGACCCTGTCAGGAAATGTTCAGACCAAAGCGGCCCGGATTCTGGGCATTGGAAAAAGCGGGCTGAACCAGAAATTAAAAAAATACAACCTGGACAAGGAACTCAATATCGACGGAAACTGA